One Notolabrus celidotus isolate fNotCel1 chromosome 18, fNotCel1.pri, whole genome shotgun sequence DNA window includes the following coding sequences:
- the zgc:112285 gene encoding elastase-1, translating into MAVPGPPLLLLSVLLPLLFSKASLPAAAYTLTSGRQPQPKILHLDWPKDCGMPHFKPNMAERIVSGNEARPHSWPWQVSLQVRPRGSKHYIHVCGGTLIHKNWILTAAHCFQKGKAEDAGSWRIVLGKHQLKRSETPERVFPVKRIYRHENFRYPAHSELDYDIALVKAGTEIVPSNFIRYACLPRKQTSLKPGHYCWVTGWGDTRGGKENVSLAEALNQARLPIIDFKTCRQKKFWGDRVRDSMICAGFRDTEDPPAACQGDSGGPLLCQLGRDRWEVHGVVSFGPIGCTVENKPSVFTRTAAYIPWIEATRIRDFFLH; encoded by the exons ATGGCTGTGCCTGGacctcctctgcttcttctgtctgtgctgctgccgctgctttTTAGCAAGGCATCTCTGCCTGCAGCTGCATACACACTCACCTCTGGACGACAGCCTCAGCCCAAAATCCTCCATCTGG ACTGGCCGAAGGACTGTGGCATGCCTCACTTTAAGCCCAACATGGCGGAGAGAATTGTGTCTGGGAATGAGGCGAGACCTCACTCCTGGCCCTGGCAGGTCTCACTGCAG GTTCGCCCCAGGGGGAGTAAACATTACATTCATGTCTGTGGAGGAACTCTCATCCACAAGAACTGGATCCTTACGGCTGCTCACTGCTTCCAAAA AGGTAAAGCTGAGGATGCTGGGAGCTGGAGGATCGTCCTGGGGAAGCACCAGCTGAAGCGCTCAGAGACGCCAGAGAGGGTCTTCCCTGTGAAGAGGATCTACCGTCACGAGAACTTCCGTTACCCGGCTCACAGCGAGCTGGACTACGACATCGCCCTGGTGAAGGCTGGCACGGAAATCGTCCCCTCGAACTTCATCCGCTACGCCTGCCTGCCGCGCAAGCAGACCAGCCTCAAACCAGGACACTATTGCTGGGTGACAGGCTGGGGCGACACCCGGG GCGGGAAGGAGAATGTGTCTCTAGCTGAAGCCTTGAATCAGGCTCGCCTGCCCATCATCGACTTCAAGACCTGCCGGCAGAAGAAATTCTGGGGCGATCGTGTCCGAGACTCGATGATCTGCGCTGGGTTCAGAGACACTGAGGACCCTCCTGCTGCATGCCAG GGCGACTCTGGCGGACCTCTGCTATGCCAGCTGGGTCGGGACCGCTGGGAGGTGCACGGCGTGGTGAGCTTCGGCCCCATCGGCTGCACGGTGGAGAACAAACCCAGCGTCTTCACCCGCACCGCCGCCTACATTCCCTGGATCGAGGCGACGCGCATCAGGGACTTCTTCCTGCACTAA